From Glycine max cultivar Williams 82 chromosome 11, Glycine_max_v4.0, whole genome shotgun sequence, the proteins below share one genomic window:
- the LOC100784558 gene encoding probable L-type lectin-domain containing receptor kinase S.5, producing the protein MFPLQCSNHPMCAFSAVTAILLLFPAATSQAQILKKETYFFGPFNQSDFTTLTVLPSAAINLGALQVTPDSTGNVSLANHSGRIFFNNPFTLWDNDDNLNGKLVSFNTSFLINVFRPQNNPPGEGITFLITASTTVPNNSHGQFLGLTNAATDGNATNKFVAVELDTVKQDFDPDDNHIGLDINSVRSNVSVSLTPLGFEIAPNVTRFHVLWVDYDGDRKEIDVYIAEQPDKDAPIVAKPAKPVLSSPLDLKQVVNKVSYFGFSASTGDNVELNCVLRWNITIEVFPKKNGIGKALKIGLSVGLTMVVLIVAGVVGWVCWLKKKKRGNESQILGTLKSLPGTPREFRYQELKKATNKFDEKHKLGQGGYGVVYRGTLPKENLEVAVKMFSRDKMKSTDDFLAELTIINRLRHKNLVRLLGWCHRNGVLLLVYDYMPNGSLDNHIFCEEGSSTTPLSWPLRYKIITGVASALNYLHNEYDQKVVHRDLKASNIMLDSDFNARLGDFGLARALENDKTSYAEMEGVHGTMGYIAPECFHTGRATRESDVYGFGAVLLEVVCGQRPWTKNEGYECLVDWVWHLHREQRILDAVDPRLGNGCVVEEAERVLKLGLACSHPIASERPKMQTIVQIISGSVNVPHVPPFKPAFVWPAMDLSSPASDLTTPTTTTEYTPMSSDTHSMHVQFSDSNSLI; encoded by the exons ATGTTTCCCCTTCAATGCAGCAACCACCCCATGTGCGCTTTCTCCGCCGTCACCGCCATCCTCCTCCTGTTCCCGGCGGCGACTTCCCAGGCCCAGATTCTCAAAAAGGAAACCTACTTTTTCGGTCCCTTCAACCAGTCCGACTTCACCACCTTGACGGTGCTGCCCAGCGCCGCCATCAACCTCGGCGCCCTCCAAGTAACTCCGGACAGCACCGGTAACGTCTCCCTCGCCAACCACTCCGGCAGAATCTTCTTCAACAACCCCTTCACCCTCTGGGATAACGACGACAACTTAAACGGAAAACTCGTTTCCTTCAACACCTCCTTTCTCATCAACGTTTTCCGTCCCCAAAACAACCCTCCCGGCGAAGGCATCACCTTCCTCATCACGGCTTCTACCACCGTCCCTAACAACAGCCACGGCCAGTTCCTCGGCCTCACCAACGCCGCCACCGACGGTAACGCCACAAACAAATTCGTCGCCGTCGAACTTGACACCGTGAAGCAGGACTTCGACCCCGACGACAACCACATCGGGTTAGACATTAACAGCGTCAGGTCCAACGTTAGTGTTTCTCTGACTCCCTTGGGGTTCGAGATCGCGCCTAACGTCACGCGCTTCCACGTGCTGTGGGTGGATTACGACGGTGACCGGAAGGAGATTGACGTGTACATCGCGGAGCAGCCTGATAAGGATGCTCCCATAGTTGCGAAACCGGCTAAGCCGGTTTTGAGTTCCCCTCTAGATCTTAAACAAGTTGTTAACAAGGTTTCTTATTTTGGGTTCTCTGCTTCCACCGGTGACAACGTTGAACTAAACTGCGTGCTGAGGTGGAACATTACCATTGAGGTTTTTCCTAAAAAGAATGGAATTGGAAAAGCGTTGAAGATTGGTTTAAGTGTAGGGTTGACTATGGTGGTTCTTATTGTGGCGGGTGTTGTTGGGTGGGTTTGTTggttgaaaaagaagaaaaggggaAATGAGTCTCAGATTTTGGGAACTCTCAAGAGTCTACCTGGAACTCCCAGAGAGTTTAGGTATCAGGAACTGAAGAAAGCGACTAATAAGTTCGATGAGAAGCATAAGCTTGGACAGGGTGGATACGGCGTCGTTTACAGAGGGACACTTCCCAAGGAGAATTTGGAAGTGGCGGTTAAGATGTTCTCCAGAGATAAGATGAAAAGCACTGATGATTTCTTGGCTGAACTCACCATTATCAATCGCCTCCGTCACAAAAACCTTGTTCGCTTACTGG gATGGTGTCACAGAAATGGGGTCCTGCTCTTAGTATACGATTACATGCCTAATGGTAGTTTGGACAACCACATTTTCTGTGAGGAAGGTAGCAGCACAACCCCACTAAGTTGGCCTCTAAGGTACAAGATCATAACAGGGGTGGCTTCTGCATTGAACTACCTACACAATGAGTATGATCAGAAAGTGGTCCACAGAGACCTCAAGGCCAGCAACATCATGCTGGATTCGGACTTCAATGCCCGGTTAGGCGACTTCGGCTTGGCGCGGGCATTGGAGAACGACAAAACATCCTATGCAGAGATGGAAGGAGTGCATGGCACAATGGGGTACATTGCGCCCGAGTGCTTTCACACGGGGAGGGCGACAAGGGAATCAGATGTTTATGGTTTTGGAGCAGTGCTTCTTGAGGTGGTGTGTGGTCAGAGACCATGGACAAAGAATGAGGGGTATGAGTGCTTGGTGGATTGGGTATGGCACCTGCATCGTGAGCAAAGGATACTGGATGCAGTGGATCCGAGACTTGGGAATGGTTGTGTGGTTGAAGAGGCAGAGAGGGTTCTGAAATTGGGACTGGCATGCTCTCACCCCATTGCAAGTGAGAGACCAAAGATGCAAACAATTGTTCAGATCATATCTGGTTCAGTGAATGTGCCTCATGTCCCACCTTTCAAGCCAGCTTTTGTGTGGCCAGCTATGGATCTTTCAAGCCCTGCAAGTGACCTCACAACACCAACTACAACAACTGAGTACACACCCATGAGCAGTGACACACATTCTATGCATGTTCAATTCTCTGATAGCAACTCTCTGATCTAA
- the LOC100792133 gene encoding 2-oxoglutarate-dependent dioxygenase DAO produces MEETIPVIDVEKINSDEGECKKLREACERWGCFRIINHSIPATLMADMKKVIEALLDLPMEIKKRNTEVIAGSGYMAPSKVNPFYEALGLYDLGSSQAMHNFCSQLDASHHQRQILEAYGQAIHGLAVKIGQKMAESLGVLVADFEDWPCQFRINKYNFAPEAVGSTGVQIHTDSGFLTILQDDENVGGLEVLHSSTSFVPIPLFPGSLLVNLGDIARVWSNGRFCNLTHRVQCKEATKRFSIATFMIAPRNRNVEAPAELVDHDHPRLYQPFIYEDYRKLRISNKMHTGEALELLRLA; encoded by the exons ATGGAGGAGACCATTCCAGTGATTGATGTGGAGAAGATTAATTCTGATGAAGGAGAATGCAAGAAGCTAAGAGAAGCATGTGAAAGATGGGGTTGTTTCAGGATCATTAACCACTCTATTCCTGCAACCCTCATGGCTGACATGAAAAAAGTCATTGAAGCTCTTCTTGATCTTCCTATGGAGATCAAGAAGCGCAACACAGAAGTCATTGCTGGCAGTGGTTACATGGCACCAAGCAAAGTCAACCCTTTCTATGAAGCCTTGGGCCTCTATGACTTGGGTTCATCACAGGCTATGCACAATTTCTGCTCTCAGCTTGATGCTTCACACCACCAGAG GCAAATATTGGAGGCATATGGCCAAGCCATTCATGGTTTGGCAGTGAAAATAGGACAAAAAATGGCTGAATCTCTAGGCGTACTAGTTGCTGATTTTGAGGACTGGCCATGCCAGTTCAGAATTAACAAATATAACTTCGCCCCAGAAGCGGTAGGGTCCACTGGTGTTCAAATACACACTGATTCAGGCTTCCTAACTATTCTTCAAGATGATGAAAATGTTGGAGGCCTTGAAGTGCTCCACAGTTCTACTTCTTTTGTGCCAATCCCTCTTTTCCCTGGATCCCTTCTAGTCAATCTTGGAGATATTGCTCGT GTGTGGAGCAATGGAAGGTTTTGCAATTTGACACACCGGGTACAATGCAAGGAAGCGACCAAACGTTTTTCAATTGCTACATTTATGATAGCACCCAGGAATAGGAATGTTGAGGCCCCAGCAGAATTGGTGGACCATGATCACCCACGTTTGTATCAACCTTTTATTTATGAAGACTACAGGAAGCTCAGAATTAGCAATAAGATGCACACTGGTGAAGCCCTGGAGTTATTACGCTTGGCCTAG